TCCAGCGCAACATAGTTCAGTTCCCACTGCGCAGCTTGCGCTTCACGCGGGTCTTCCTGCGACTGGTCGCGCATTTCGCGCAGTTCCGGCTGGCGGAACAGTGCGTTGCCATCAGCGCCCAGTTTGCCGTCGAGGCAGATAAGGTCACCTTGTTTGGTGATGACCAGCGGGTTGATTTCAATCAGCGCCAGATCGCGCTCAAGGAAAATAGTCGCCAGCCCCATGAAAATTTTAGTGAACTGCTGAACCTGTTTGCCTTCCAGACCGAGTTTGAACGCCAGTTCGCGTCCCTGGTACGGCATCGGGCCAGTCAGCGGATCAATGGTGGTTTTGTGGATCAAGTGCGGCGTCTCTTCTGCCACTTTTTCGATTTCCACGCCGCCTTCCGTCGACGCCATGAACACCACACGTCGTGAGCTGCGGTCAACAACCGCACCCAGATACAGCTCTTTGTCAATATCCGTTGCCGCTTCGACCAGAATCTGGTTAACCGGCTGACCGTTGGCATCTGTTTGGTAGGTTACCAGGCGTTTACCCAGCCAGTGTTCCGCGAAAGCGCGAATATCTTCTTTGCTGCTAACGACTTTTACGCCGCCCGCTTTACCACGGCCGCCCGCGTGGACCTGGCATTTCACCACCCACGGGCCGGTGCCGATTTTCGATGCGGCTTCTTCTGCTTCACGTGGGGTAGCACAGGCGTAACCAACCGGAGTCGGCAGTCCTGACCGGGCAAAAAGCTGTTTCGCCTGATACTCGTGTAAGTTCATGTGTTCTATCCATCCTTCATTTAATTTGTCATGCCGGAAGCGCCAGAGCTTTCCGGCCTGCAAAGCAGGTGTTCGTTATAGACCCGGCAGCCTGCGCCGCCGGGCAAAGGACACTACACATCCAGCAGCAGACGCGTCGGATCTTCCAGCATTTCTTTGATTGCGACCAGGAAGCCCACAGACTCACGTCCGTCGATCAGGCGGTGGTCATAAGAGAGCGCCAGGTACATCATCGGCAGAATTTCAACTTTGCCATCTACCGCCATTGGGCGATCTTTGATGGCGTGCATGCCAAGGATCGCACTCTGCGGCGGGTTGATGATCGGCGTGGACATCAGCGAACCGAATACACCGCCATTAGTGATGGTAAAGTTACCACCGGTCAGATCCTCAACGGTCAGCTTGCCGTCACGGCCTTTTACCGCCAGTTCTTTAATTTTCTTCTCGATGTCGGCCATGCCCAGCGTATCCACATCACGCAGTACCGGCGTAACCAGACCACGCGGTGTGGAAACCGCCATGCTGACATCGAAATAGTTGTGGTAAACCACGTCGTCGCCATCAATAGAGGCGTTCACTTCCGGATAGCGTTTCAGCGCTTCAACGACCGCTTTCACGTAGAACGACATAAAGCCCAGACGGATGCCGTGACGTTTTTCAAACGCATCACCGTACTGCTTGCGCAGATCCATGATTGGCTTCATGTTGACTTCGTTAAAAGTCGTCAGCATGGCAGTTGAATTTTTCGCTTCCAGCAGACGCTCAGCTACGCGTTTGCGCAGACGGGTCATCGGCACGCGTTTTTCAGAACGGCCAGCCAGCTGCGGCGCCGGGCTGCTTGCCGGCTGAGCGGCCGGTTTGCTCTCTTCTTTAGCCGGGGCTTTCGCCAGGAACTTATCCACATCTTCACGGGTGATGCGGCCGCCAACGCCGGTACCTTTAATCGCACTGGCGTCAAGGCTGTGTTCAGCCAGCAGGCGACGGATCGCCGGGCTGAGCGCGTCGTTATTTTGCTCTTCCAGCGACGCCTGCTGGCGCTGAGCTGGCGTGGATTCTTTCGCTTCAGATTTGGCGCTGCTCTCTTTACCCGAGCTGTTGCCTTCTTTCAGGCGGCCAAGGATCTGACGGGAAGTGACCGTCGTACCTTCGTCTTCCAGCACCGCGTCCAGAACACCGTCCGCTGAAGCCGGTACTTCCAGTACCACTTTGTCCGTTTCGATTTCTACCAATACTTCATCGCGTCGGACGCTATCGCCTGGTTTTTTGTGCCAGGTCGCGACAGTCGCATCAGCAACGGACTCAGGCAGATCGGGAACAAGAATATCTACGCTACTCATTATTTATCCTTTATTGAATCGACGTTCAGCGCGTCATTCACCAGCTCTTGCTGTTGCTTCTGGTGAACGGACAGATATCCCACCGCCGGGGAGGCGGAGGCCGGGCGTCCTGCATAGCGCAGAGCGGCCCCAAAAGGTATCACATCACGGAAATGATGCTGGCTGCAGTACCATGCGCCCTGGTTAAGCGGCTCTTCCTGGCACCAGACAAAATCATGTACGTGCGCATAAGGTTTCAACGCGTCCTGCACCGACTGATGCGGGAACGGGTACAACTGCTCAATACGGACAATGGCAACATCCTTCTGGTCATTTTTACGACGCTGTTCAAGCAGGTCGTAATAAACCTTACCAGAACAAAGGATAACGCGCTTCACGGCTTGCGGATCCAAATCATCCACTTCGCCAATCGCCGGCATAAAGGTGCCATTCGCCAGTTCATCCAGCGTGGAGACCGCCTGCGGATGACGCAGCAGCGACTTCGGTGACATCACCACCAGCGGGCGACGCATACCGCGCAACGCCTGACGACGCAGCATATGGTAAACCTGCGCCGGGGTGGACGGGACGCAAACCTGCATGTTTTGCTCAGCGCACAGTTGCAGATAACGCTCCAGACGCGCGGAAGAGTGCTCCGGGCCCTGCCCTTCATAGCCATGCGGCAACAGCATTACCAGCCCGCACATACGGCCCCACTTCTGTTCGCCGGAGCTGATGAACTGGTCAATCACCACCTGCGCGCCGTTAGCGAAGTCGCCGAACTGTGCTTCCCAGATGGTCAGCGTACGCGGCTCAGCGGTGGCGTAGCCATATTCAAAAGCCAGCACCGCTTCTTCAGAGAGCACGGAGTCCCACACGCGGAACGGGCCCTGGCCATTATGCACGTGGCTTAGCGGCGTATAGGTTGAGCCGTTGGCCTGGTTATGGATCACGGCGTGGCGATGGAAGAAGGTACCGCGCCCGGTGTCCTCACCGGAGAGGCGCACCGGAATGCCTTCATCAACCAGCGTGGCGTAAGCCAGCGTTTCAGCACCGCCCCAGTCGAACAGTTTCTCGCCATTGGCCATTAACTGGCGATCGGCGTAGATTTTCGCCACACGGGACTGCATCTCAATGGCTTCCGGCACCGTGCTGATGCGCCTCGCCAGTTCTTGCAGGCGTTTCATCTCTACTTTGTTCGGGTAACTCTCATCCCACTCGTGATTGAGGTACGGCGACCAGGTAAAGGAGTGCATATTCATTGGACGCCATTCAGCGACCACACACTCGCCCGCATCCAGCGCGTCGCGGTACAGGTTAACCATCTCAGTGGCATCTTCCAGCGTGATGGTTTTGTCCTGCTCCAGACGATCGGCGTAGATTTTACGCGGCGTCGGGTGTTTTTTGATTTTCTGGTACATCAACGGCTGGGTTGCGCTCGGCTCGTCGGCTTCGTTATGGCCGTGACGGCGGTAGCACACCAGATCGATAAACACATCGCGTTTGAAAGTGTTACGGAAGTCCAGCGCCAGACGGGTAACGAAAGCAACCGCTTCCGGATCGTCCGCGTTGACGTGGAAAATCGGCGCCTGCACCATCTTACCGATATCGGTACAGTACGGCGTAGAGCGGGCATCCAGCGGGTTGGAGGTGGTGAAACCAACCTGGTTGTTGATCACCACGCGCACCGTACCGCCCACTTCATAACCGCGCGCTTTGGACATGTTCAGGGTTTCCTGTACCACGCCCTGACCCGCCACCGCCGCGTCACCGTGAATGGTGATCGGCAGCACTTTATTGCTGCTCGGCTCAGAGAGGCGATCAAGACGCGCGCGTACGGAACCAATCACCACCGGGCTAACGATTTCCAGGTGCGACGGGTTAAACGCCAGCGCCAGATGCACCAGACCGCCTTCAGTCTCAACGTCAGACGAGAAGCCCATATGGTATTTCACGTCGCCGGTACCGAGGTGTTCTTTATGTTTACCGGCAAACTCGTCGAACAGATCCTGCGGCTGTTTGCCCAGCACGTTGACCAGCACGTTCAGACGACCGCGGTGCGCCATGCCCAGCACCACTTCGCGGGTGCCGCTTTTGCCTGCATGGCGAATCATCTCTTTCAGCAGCGGTATCAGCGCATCACCGCCTTCCAGCGAGAAGCGTTTCGCGCCCGGGAACTTCGCCCCGAGATAACGCTCCAGACCTTCAGCTGCCGTCAGTTCGCTTAAGAAGCGTTTTTTCTCTTCGCTGCTGAAGCTCGATTTTCCGGCTGCTGACTCAATCCGCTGCTGGATCCAGCGCTTCTCTTCAGTGCTGGTAATGTGCATGTATTCCGCGCCGATCGAACCGCAATAGGTCTCTTTCAGCGCTTTGATCAATTCGCCCAGCGGCAGGGTATCTTTCCCAATCGCAAAGGAACCTACGTTATAGCTGTTCTGGTAATCCGCTTCGCTCAGATCGTGGAATGCCGGATCCAGATCGGCAACGCGCTCT
Above is a genomic segment from Kosakonia radicincitans DSM 16656 containing:
- the sucC gene encoding ADP-forming succinate--CoA ligase subunit beta, which produces MNLHEYQAKQLFARSGLPTPVGYACATPREAEEAASKIGTGPWVVKCQVHAGGRGKAGGVKVVSSKEDIRAFAEHWLGKRLVTYQTDANGQPVNQILVEAATDIDKELYLGAVVDRSSRRVVFMASTEGGVEIEKVAEETPHLIHKTTIDPLTGPMPYQGRELAFKLGLEGKQVQQFTKIFMGLATIFLERDLALIEINPLVITKQGDLICLDGKLGADGNALFRQPELREMRDQSQEDPREAQAAQWELNYVALDGNIGCMVNGAGLAMGTMDIVKLHGGEPANFLDVGGGATKERVTEAFKIILSDENVKAVLVNIFGGIVRCDLIADGIIGAVEEVGVNVPVVVRLEGNNAELGAKRLADSGLNIIAAKSLTDAAQQVVAAVEGK
- the sucA gene encoding 2-oxoglutarate dehydrogenase E1 component, producing the protein MQNGAMKAWLDSSYLSGSNQSWIEQLYEDFLTDPDSVDANWRSMFQQLPGTGVKPDQFHSKTRDYFRQLAKDASRYSSSISDPDTNVKQVKVLQLINAYRFRGHQHANLDPLGLWQQERVADLDPAFHDLSEADYQNSYNVGSFAIGKDTLPLGELIKALKETYCGSIGAEYMHITSTEEKRWIQQRIESAAGKSSFSSEEKKRFLSELTAAEGLERYLGAKFPGAKRFSLEGGDALIPLLKEMIRHAGKSGTREVVLGMAHRGRLNVLVNVLGKQPQDLFDEFAGKHKEHLGTGDVKYHMGFSSDVETEGGLVHLALAFNPSHLEIVSPVVIGSVRARLDRLSEPSSNKVLPITIHGDAAVAGQGVVQETLNMSKARGYEVGGTVRVVINNQVGFTTSNPLDARSTPYCTDIGKMVQAPIFHVNADDPEAVAFVTRLALDFRNTFKRDVFIDLVCYRRHGHNEADEPSATQPLMYQKIKKHPTPRKIYADRLEQDKTITLEDATEMVNLYRDALDAGECVVAEWRPMNMHSFTWSPYLNHEWDESYPNKVEMKRLQELARRISTVPEAIEMQSRVAKIYADRQLMANGEKLFDWGGAETLAYATLVDEGIPVRLSGEDTGRGTFFHRHAVIHNQANGSTYTPLSHVHNGQGPFRVWDSVLSEEAVLAFEYGYATAEPRTLTIWEAQFGDFANGAQVVIDQFISSGEQKWGRMCGLVMLLPHGYEGQGPEHSSARLERYLQLCAEQNMQVCVPSTPAQVYHMLRRQALRGMRRPLVVMSPKSLLRHPQAVSTLDELANGTFMPAIGEVDDLDPQAVKRVILCSGKVYYDLLEQRRKNDQKDVAIVRIEQLYPFPHQSVQDALKPYAHVHDFVWCQEEPLNQGAWYCSQHHFRDVIPFGAALRYAGRPASASPAVGYLSVHQKQQQELVNDALNVDSIKDK
- the odhB gene encoding 2-oxoglutarate dehydrogenase complex dihydrolipoyllysine-residue succinyltransferase, which translates into the protein MSSVDILVPDLPESVADATVATWHKKPGDSVRRDEVLVEIETDKVVLEVPASADGVLDAVLEDEGTTVTSRQILGRLKEGNSSGKESSAKSEAKESTPAQRQQASLEEQNNDALSPAIRRLLAEHSLDASAIKGTGVGGRITREDVDKFLAKAPAKEESKPAAQPASSPAPQLAGRSEKRVPMTRLRKRVAERLLEAKNSTAMLTTFNEVNMKPIMDLRKQYGDAFEKRHGIRLGFMSFYVKAVVEALKRYPEVNASIDGDDVVYHNYFDVSMAVSTPRGLVTPVLRDVDTLGMADIEKKIKELAVKGRDGKLTVEDLTGGNFTITNGGVFGSLMSTPIINPPQSAILGMHAIKDRPMAVDGKVEILPMMYLALSYDHRLIDGRESVGFLVAIKEMLEDPTRLLLDV